A genomic segment from Lignipirellula cremea encodes:
- a CDS encoding glycosyltransferase family 2 protein, which produces MDVSIVTPVYNEVENIPRLYAQVEEAMRDCGRSYEIVFVDDGSKDGSLEELRQLAEKDERVKIVRFRRNYGQTAAMQAGLQWASGDVIVTIDGDLQNDPNDIPMMLDKIDEGYDLVHGWRKKRQDAWINRKLPSQIANWIISRTTGFPIHDLGCTLKAIRREIAQELELYGEMHRFIPILAHERGARCVEVVTNHHPRQFGTTKYGIGRTFRVVLDLITVKYMIKYFASPMKLFGMAGLWTGLLGAACGAGVIAMKAFGGVDMTGNPLLLMTFFSLMVAVQFLSLGLLGEVSARIYYGSQNKHHYAIGELINFSDHPQLNVHRAA; this is translated from the coding sequence ATGGACGTTTCGATTGTTACGCCGGTTTATAACGAAGTGGAAAATATCCCCCGCCTGTATGCGCAGGTGGAGGAAGCAATGCGCGACTGCGGCCGCTCGTACGAGATCGTGTTTGTCGACGACGGCTCCAAAGACGGCAGTCTGGAAGAACTCCGCCAGCTGGCCGAGAAAGACGAACGCGTCAAAATCGTTCGCTTTCGCCGGAACTACGGACAAACGGCCGCCATGCAGGCCGGCCTGCAGTGGGCCTCAGGCGATGTCATCGTCACGATCGATGGCGACCTGCAGAACGATCCCAACGACATCCCGATGATGCTCGACAAGATCGACGAAGGCTACGACCTGGTCCATGGCTGGCGGAAAAAACGCCAGGACGCCTGGATCAACCGGAAGTTGCCGTCACAGATCGCCAACTGGATCATCAGCCGCACCACCGGCTTCCCCATCCACGACCTGGGCTGCACCCTCAAAGCGATCCGCCGCGAGATTGCCCAGGAGCTGGAACTGTACGGCGAGATGCACCGGTTCATTCCGATCCTGGCCCACGAACGGGGCGCCCGCTGCGTCGAAGTGGTGACCAACCATCACCCCCGGCAGTTCGGCACGACCAAATACGGTATCGGCCGCACCTTCCGCGTGGTGCTGGACCTGATCACCGTCAAATACATGATCAAATACTTCGCCAGCCCGATGAAACTGTTCGGCATGGCCGGACTGTGGACCGGCCTGCTGGGCGCGGCCTGCGGAGCCGGCGTCATCGCCATGAAAGCATTCGGCGGCGTCGACATGACAGGCAACCCGCTCCTGCTGATGACGTTCTTCTCCCTGATGGTGGCGGTGCAGTTCCTCAGCCTGGGCCTGCTGGGCGAAGTCAGCGCCCGGATCTATTACGGCAGCCAGAACAAGCACCACTACGCCATTGGCGAACTGATCAATTTCAGCGATCACCCCCAGCTGAACGTCCACCGGGCGGCCTAG
- a CDS encoding MFS transporter, whose amino-acid sequence MWSPAAAQRAIIVAGCLAMAYTQLTQSPATIRFAESLGATGLHMGILGAMPYCTLFMQFVAAVLANHLKYRRRVFLTIGIMQRLVLLPLAIGAAFAPPGYEMLYLWLLILATAANHAMANFCMPLWLSWMGDYLPRQGLSEFWGARHRWMQWAAAISLLGSAFYLWQSGLPIRVAYAGLIGVGSVLGVLDLLLFLKVEEPPVTQAKELRLGAVLTAPFRQPGYRSFISYACFWNFAAMIGAPFISWFLLSWIGMSLYQIMVIWTFSWIGGALFADRLGRWTERYGNRPMLIMCTFFKSANMIALLLIPRDPNVAFLVLVPIFMLDAVLNAGIVIANNGFMLKNSPSENRSMYIAAGAALAGMVGGLTSIGAGAFLALAADWEWRSGDWTFTNFHVLFAASLVLRWASVLVAVRIHEPASKNTLHVVTQLIGATPLRLLRLPVLVIPVEAEAKPVPAPRRPRPLAKADRR is encoded by the coding sequence GTGTGGTCTCCCGCCGCTGCCCAAAGGGCCATTATTGTCGCCGGTTGCCTGGCGATGGCGTACACGCAACTGACACAGTCGCCGGCAACGATCAGGTTTGCCGAATCGCTGGGCGCCACCGGTTTACACATGGGCATCCTCGGAGCCATGCCGTACTGCACGCTGTTCATGCAGTTTGTGGCGGCCGTGCTGGCCAACCATCTGAAGTATCGCCGGCGTGTTTTCCTGACGATCGGCATCATGCAACGACTGGTGCTGTTGCCGCTGGCGATTGGCGCCGCTTTCGCTCCGCCCGGCTATGAGATGCTGTATCTGTGGCTGCTGATCCTGGCGACCGCGGCCAACCACGCCATGGCCAATTTCTGCATGCCCTTGTGGCTGTCCTGGATGGGCGATTACCTGCCGCGGCAGGGCCTGAGCGAGTTCTGGGGCGCGCGGCATCGCTGGATGCAATGGGCGGCCGCCATCAGCCTGCTGGGGAGCGCCTTTTACCTGTGGCAAAGCGGACTGCCGATCCGAGTGGCTTACGCCGGCCTGATCGGCGTCGGCTCCGTGCTGGGGGTGCTGGACCTGCTTCTGTTTCTCAAAGTGGAAGAACCGCCCGTCACCCAGGCGAAAGAACTGCGACTGGGCGCCGTGCTGACCGCTCCGTTCCGCCAGCCCGGTTATCGCTCGTTCATTTCGTACGCCTGTTTCTGGAACTTCGCCGCGATGATCGGGGCGCCGTTCATCAGCTGGTTTCTGCTCTCCTGGATCGGCATGAGCCTGTACCAGATCATGGTGATCTGGACGTTCTCCTGGATCGGCGGGGCCCTGTTCGCCGACCGACTGGGCCGCTGGACAGAACGCTACGGCAACCGGCCGATGCTGATCATGTGTACGTTTTTCAAATCGGCCAACATGATTGCGCTGCTGCTCATCCCGCGGGATCCGAACGTCGCCTTCCTGGTGCTGGTGCCGATTTTCATGCTCGACGCCGTACTGAACGCGGGAATCGTGATCGCCAATAACGGCTTCATGCTGAAGAATTCGCCTTCGGAAAATCGCTCGATGTACATCGCGGCCGGGGCCGCGCTGGCCGGCATGGTGGGCGGTTTGACCTCGATCGGCGCCGGCGCGTTCCTCGCCCTGGCGGCCGACTGGGAATGGCGCAGCGGCGACTGGACGTTCACCAACTTCCACGTGCTGTTCGCCGCCAGTCTGGTGCTGCGCTGGGCCAGCGTGCTCGTGGCGGTCCGCATCCACGAACCGGCATCCAAAAACACGCTGCACGTGGTGACCCAGCTGATCGGAGCCACCCCCTTGCGGCTGCTGCGCCTGCCCGTGCTGGTCATCCCAGTCGAGGCCGAAGCCAAGCCGGTTCCCGCACCCCGCCGCCCCCGCCCGCTGGCCAAAGCGGACCGACGTTAA
- the purL gene encoding phosphoribosylformylglycinamidine synthase subunit PurL encodes MTLWEVDIYPGEGRPDRAADALRAEARDLGVTADFQVTAGHGYLVQGTLDRAGVERLSRELLGDVVVEQPLAGAVGDEVFSQPPARFGSTNGAVVVHVLPKPGVTDAVAESVVRAIADMAADDPSLQTDSVRTFRKYWFAGLPHEQVRLLTTKLLANDSIEVVIEGPLALTELHVGSPYDFQPVQVPLREASDDELQSISRQGLLSLTLIEMQTVQQHFEQLGRDPTDIELETIAQTWSEHCSHKTLAGRITYVDAQGERQFENMLKETIFAATQTVRKQLGDDDWCVSVFQDNAGIVRFDEEHNVAFKVETHNRPSALEPYGGANTGIGGVIRDTLGTGLGAKPVCNTDVFCFAPPATPHGELPPGVLHPRRVMQGVVGGVRDYGNRMGIPTVNGAVYFDRRYLGNPLVFCGDVGVLPRDKSFKEVQPNDLIVTLGGRTGRDGIHGATFSSIELTSESETTSGGAVQIGNAITEKMVLDVLLEARDRGLYTAVTDCGAGGFSSAVGEMGEKIGAEVWLDKAPLKYAGLSYTEIWISEAQERMVCSVPDEHWEELRSLCEAEGVEATAIGRFTPTGQLTLLYQDQKVGEVSMEFLHDGRPPVVRQATWQAPAPVPFAWPAELDAGAALLKILGSLNVCSKEWIIRQYDHEVQGGSVLKPLVGVANDGPGDAAVIRPVLSSQRGLAVSCGMNPHYGDLDPGAMAASGIDEAIRNCVAVGADPARIALLDNFCWGYTDRPETLGSLVRAALACQEAAIALQAPFISGKDSLNNEFSYEVAGQRRTISIPATLLISALGQVNDVKRCVSMDFKQAGNLLYLVGLTRDELGGSHLGLVENATGGTAPSVDYGVSPRVFAAIHQAIEAGLIAACHDLSEGGLAAAAAEMALAGGLGAQITQLENAPWSGSPHDSPLRQSQALLFSESNTRFLCEVRPEHQSAWESLLADVAWGRIGTVVETDRVQAHGLDGSLLLDVPLAELKDAWQKPLQW; translated from the coding sequence GTGACGCTGTGGGAAGTTGATATTTATCCTGGCGAAGGACGACCCGACCGGGCCGCCGACGCTTTACGCGCCGAAGCACGCGACCTGGGGGTTACGGCCGACTTTCAAGTGACGGCCGGCCATGGCTATCTGGTCCAGGGAACGCTGGATCGGGCCGGCGTCGAACGCCTGTCGCGCGAGCTGCTGGGCGATGTCGTGGTAGAACAGCCGCTGGCCGGAGCCGTGGGGGACGAGGTCTTCTCGCAGCCGCCCGCCCGGTTTGGTTCGACCAACGGAGCTGTGGTAGTGCACGTCCTGCCCAAGCCGGGCGTGACCGACGCCGTGGCCGAAAGCGTCGTCCGAGCGATCGCCGATATGGCGGCGGACGACCCATCGCTGCAGACCGATTCCGTGCGGACGTTCCGCAAGTACTGGTTCGCCGGCCTGCCGCACGAGCAGGTGCGTCTGCTCACGACGAAACTGCTGGCGAATGATTCGATCGAAGTCGTCATCGAGGGGCCGCTGGCCCTGACGGAGCTGCATGTCGGTTCGCCTTATGACTTCCAGCCGGTGCAGGTTCCGCTGCGTGAAGCGTCCGACGACGAACTGCAGTCGATCAGCCGCCAGGGACTGCTGAGCCTGACACTGATTGAGATGCAAACAGTGCAGCAGCACTTCGAACAGCTGGGCCGCGATCCGACCGATATTGAACTGGAAACGATCGCGCAGACCTGGAGCGAACACTGCAGCCATAAAACGCTGGCCGGGCGCATTACTTATGTCGACGCCCAGGGGGAACGCCAGTTTGAGAACATGCTGAAAGAGACGATTTTCGCCGCCACCCAGACGGTGCGCAAGCAGCTGGGCGACGACGACTGGTGCGTCAGCGTGTTCCAGGACAACGCCGGGATCGTCCGGTTTGATGAAGAACATAACGTCGCCTTTAAGGTGGAAACGCACAATCGTCCGTCGGCGCTGGAACCGTACGGCGGCGCCAACACGGGCATCGGCGGCGTGATCCGCGACACGCTCGGCACGGGGCTGGGCGCAAAGCCGGTCTGCAACACCGATGTGTTCTGCTTTGCTCCGCCCGCCACGCCGCATGGCGAATTGCCGCCCGGCGTGCTGCATCCCCGTCGGGTAATGCAGGGAGTGGTCGGCGGCGTGCGCGATTACGGCAACCGGATGGGCATCCCGACGGTGAACGGGGCCGTCTATTTTGATCGCCGTTACCTGGGGAACCCGCTGGTGTTCTGCGGCGATGTCGGCGTGCTGCCGCGGGACAAGTCGTTCAAGGAAGTGCAGCCGAACGACCTGATCGTGACGCTCGGCGGCCGCACCGGCCGCGACGGCATCCACGGCGCCACGTTCAGTTCGATCGAGCTAACCAGCGAAAGCGAAACGACCTCGGGCGGGGCGGTGCAGATCGGCAACGCTATCACCGAAAAGATGGTGCTCGACGTACTGCTGGAAGCCCGGGACCGCGGTCTGTATACGGCCGTCACCGATTGCGGGGCCGGCGGCTTCTCCAGCGCCGTCGGAGAAATGGGAGAGAAGATCGGCGCCGAAGTCTGGCTCGACAAGGCTCCGCTCAAATACGCCGGTCTGTCGTATACGGAAATCTGGATCTCCGAAGCGCAAGAGCGGATGGTCTGCTCCGTACCCGACGAACACTGGGAAGAACTGCGCAGCCTGTGCGAAGCAGAAGGCGTCGAGGCGACCGCCATCGGCCGCTTCACCCCGACCGGCCAGCTGACGCTGCTCTACCAGGATCAAAAGGTCGGCGAGGTCAGCATGGAGTTCCTGCACGACGGACGTCCTCCGGTCGTGCGGCAAGCAACCTGGCAAGCGCCAGCGCCGGTTCCGTTTGCCTGGCCTGCGGAACTGGATGCGGGAGCGGCCTTGCTGAAGATTCTGGGCTCGCTCAATGTCTGCAGCAAAGAGTGGATCATTCGCCAGTACGATCACGAGGTGCAGGGCGGCAGCGTGCTCAAGCCGCTGGTCGGCGTGGCCAACGACGGACCGGGCGACGCGGCCGTGATCCGGCCCGTGCTTTCTTCGCAGCGCGGCCTGGCCGTCTCCTGCGGCATGAATCCGCACTATGGCGATTTGGATCCGGGCGCGATGGCGGCCAGCGGGATCGACGAAGCGATCCGCAACTGCGTCGCGGTCGGGGCCGATCCGGCGCGGATCGCCCTGCTCGATAACTTCTGCTGGGGCTATACCGACCGGCCGGAAACGCTCGGCTCGCTGGTTCGCGCCGCCCTCGCCTGCCAGGAAGCGGCCATCGCCCTGCAGGCGCCGTTTATCAGCGGCAAGGACAGCCTCAACAACGAGTTCAGTTACGAGGTCGCAGGCCAGCGCCGCACGATCTCGATCCCGGCCACCTTGTTGATCAGCGCCCTGGGCCAGGTGAACGATGTCAAACGCTGTGTGAGCATGGATTTCAAACAGGCGGGCAACCTGTTGTACCTGGTGGGGCTGACTCGCGACGAACTGGGCGGCTCGCATCTGGGGCTGGTCGAGAACGCCACTGGCGGCACGGCGCCGTCGGTCGATTACGGGGTTTCGCCGCGCGTGTTTGCGGCGATCCATCAGGCGATCGAAGCCGGGCTGATCGCGGCCTGTCATGATCTGAGCGAAGGCGGCCTGGCCGCTGCCGCCGCGGAGATGGCGCTGGCCGGCGGACTGGGCGCACAGATCACGCAGTTGGAGAACGCACCGTGGAGCGGCTCGCCGCACGATTCGCCGTTGCGGCAATCGCAAGCGTTGTTGTTCTCGGAGTCCAACACCCGCTTCCTGTGCGAAGTGCGGCCCGAGCACCAGTCGGCCTGGGAATCGCTGCTGGCCGACGTCGCCTGGGGTCGCATCGGCACGGTCGTCGAAACGGATCGCGTGCAGGCGCACGGTCTGGACGGCTCGCTGCTGCTCGACGTGCCCCTGGCGGAACTGAAAGACGCCTGGCAAAAACCGCTGCAGTGGTAG
- a CDS encoding prephenate dehydrogenase, with amino-acid sequence MTKWNTVAIVGVGLIGGSIGLTLRRRGLVQKVIGVGRNPATLALAQKLGAIDEALPLPEAAAAAEMVIICTPVDTIASIACEALRHCGRGAIVTDAGSTKAEILAAIDLQLASQPSQGAFIGSHPMAGKEQGGVESADDKLFEGRTVILTPNALTDAAALEQTRQFWESLGCRTADLSPGDHDAIVSSISHLPHLAASAAAALPAAEALPFAAGGFDDTTRIAEINLQVWPAIFAQNRACVLADLDRYLARLGEFRTALTQADDDLLRRLLQAGIDNLNRRKEYRDAVGS; translated from the coding sequence ATGACGAAGTGGAACACGGTGGCGATCGTGGGGGTGGGGCTGATCGGCGGCTCGATCGGTTTGACCTTGCGCCGCCGGGGTCTCGTACAAAAAGTGATCGGCGTGGGCCGGAATCCGGCAACGCTTGCTTTGGCCCAGAAACTGGGGGCGATCGACGAAGCCCTGCCCCTGCCGGAAGCGGCGGCCGCGGCCGAGATGGTGATCATTTGCACGCCGGTCGATACGATCGCGTCGATTGCCTGTGAGGCGCTACGGCATTGCGGTCGCGGAGCGATCGTGACCGACGCCGGCAGCACCAAGGCGGAGATACTCGCCGCGATCGACCTGCAGCTGGCGTCGCAGCCCAGCCAGGGCGCCTTTATCGGCAGCCATCCGATGGCGGGGAAAGAACAAGGCGGCGTCGAATCGGCCGACGATAAGCTGTTTGAGGGACGGACCGTCATCCTCACGCCCAACGCCCTGACCGATGCCGCGGCGCTGGAACAAACGCGGCAGTTCTGGGAATCGCTCGGCTGCCGCACGGCTGATCTTTCGCCGGGCGATCACGATGCGATCGTCTCTTCGATCAGTCATTTGCCGCACCTGGCTGCTTCGGCGGCGGCTGCGTTGCCGGCCGCCGAGGCGTTGCCGTTTGCAGCGGGCGGGTTCGACGACACCACCCGCATCGCCGAGATTAACTTGCAAGTCTGGCCGGCCATTTTCGCACAGAATCGCGCGTGCGTGCTGGCCGATCTGGATCGCTACCTGGCTCGCCTGGGCGAGTTTCGCACCGCTTTAACTCAAGCCGACGACGACCTGCTGCGGCGACTGCTGCAGGCCGGAATCGACAACCTGAATCGACGGAAAGAATATCGTGACGCTGTGGGAAGTTGA
- a CDS encoding error-prone DNA polymerase, with amino-acid sequence MHYAELHCKTNFSFLEGASHAAELAEKAHALGYQALAVTDVNSLAGVVRAHMAAKDLGLKLLIGAEIVPQEGPRLLLWATNRAAYARLARLITVGRRRAPKGQCLLTIDDVAQHAQGLIAGLVPPPQLLDGPEALQQAVDHAAQVREIFPGRTYQLGEISCGPNDRRRLAEAAAIARQAGVPLVAAGDVHYHSPSRLPLHDVLTAIRHGVPITEAGEQLFPNAQRHLKPLPEIERAFADYPEAVARTLEIADRCNFSLDELRYEYPEELAPPGLTPYQHLSDLAWRGAKKRYPQGVPRKVHAMIEHELQLIQELRYEAYFLTVWDLVRFARSRGILCQGRGSAANSAVCFCLGVTSVDPVRCDLLFERFVSRERDEAPDIDIDFEHERREEVLQYLYEKYGRERAGMTAVVITYRIRSAVRDVGKALGLSLDRIDSLAKSVEGRGEENLAQRFAAAGFDPTTDLGQRLIYLATELLGFPRHLSQHVGGMVITQGPLCELAPIENAAMDGRTVIEWDKDDLDELGILKVDCLSLGMLAAIRKSFTKIQQHYGRSLSLASIPEGDPKVYDMICKADTIGVFQIESRAQMNMLPRLRPRCFYDLVIEVAIVRPGPIQGDMVHPYLRRRAGEETPIYPNEAIREVLHKTLGVPLFQEQAMRLAVVAAGFTPGEADQLRRAMGAWRRPGVIDQFRHKLLAGMQERGLTEKFAMLVFDQIRGFGEYGFPESHAASFALLTYVSAWLKRYYPAVLTASILNSLPMGFYGPAQLVRDVRKAGVEVRPVDVNFSDWDCTLEERSSPGGRRQGEADRYALRLGLRMISGLRKAAGAAIETARQAGPFASVCDLKRRTRLSRTAVSTLAAADALASLCGNRRTALWEALALDDEERPLFALLADNEPPAALPRAGLQEETLTDYVTTGLSLKAHPISFCRRELDRLSVAPAEQLAFVANGRFIRTAGLVLLRQRPSTAKGITFVTLEDETGVSNLIIKQAVWEQFYTIARRSQAWIVEGKLECKHDVVNIVVSKIQDLTHRLRDVRFRSRDFQ; translated from the coding sequence ATGCACTACGCAGAGCTCCACTGCAAAACGAACTTCTCCTTCCTGGAAGGCGCCTCGCATGCGGCCGAACTGGCCGAGAAGGCCCATGCCCTGGGCTACCAGGCGCTGGCGGTGACCGACGTCAACAGCCTGGCCGGCGTGGTGCGGGCCCACATGGCCGCCAAGGACCTGGGGCTGAAGCTGCTGATCGGGGCCGAGATCGTCCCGCAAGAGGGGCCGCGACTGCTGCTCTGGGCCACCAACCGGGCCGCATACGCCCGGCTGGCCCGGCTGATTACGGTCGGCCGCCGGCGAGCGCCCAAAGGGCAGTGCCTGCTGACGATCGACGACGTCGCCCAGCATGCGCAGGGGCTGATCGCCGGGCTGGTTCCGCCGCCCCAGCTGCTGGACGGACCGGAAGCGTTGCAGCAGGCCGTCGACCATGCGGCCCAGGTCCGCGAGATTTTTCCTGGGCGAACGTATCAACTGGGCGAAATCTCCTGCGGCCCCAACGACCGCCGACGACTGGCCGAGGCGGCCGCCATTGCCCGGCAGGCCGGCGTGCCGCTGGTCGCCGCGGGCGACGTCCATTACCACAGCCCGTCCCGCTTGCCTTTGCACGATGTGCTGACCGCGATCCGTCACGGCGTGCCGATCACCGAGGCGGGCGAGCAGTTATTCCCCAACGCCCAGCGTCATCTCAAACCACTGCCCGAGATCGAAAGGGCGTTCGCCGATTATCCCGAGGCCGTCGCCCGCACCCTGGAGATCGCCGACCGCTGCAACTTCTCGCTCGATGAACTGCGGTACGAATATCCAGAAGAGCTCGCCCCGCCGGGCCTCACGCCGTATCAGCATTTGAGCGACCTCGCCTGGCGCGGCGCCAAAAAACGCTACCCCCAGGGCGTGCCCCGCAAAGTGCACGCGATGATTGAGCATGAGCTGCAGTTGATCCAGGAGTTGCGGTATGAGGCGTACTTTCTGACGGTGTGGGATCTGGTGCGGTTCGCCCGCAGCCGGGGCATTTTATGCCAGGGCCGGGGCTCGGCGGCCAACTCAGCGGTCTGCTTTTGCCTGGGCGTGACCAGCGTCGACCCGGTGCGGTGCGACCTGCTGTTTGAGCGTTTCGTCAGTCGCGAGCGGGATGAGGCGCCCGACATTGATATCGACTTTGAGCATGAACGCCGGGAAGAGGTCCTGCAGTACCTGTATGAAAAGTACGGCCGGGAACGGGCCGGCATGACGGCGGTCGTCATCACTTATCGCATCCGTTCCGCCGTGCGCGATGTGGGCAAGGCGCTCGGCCTGTCGCTGGACCGGATCGACTCCCTGGCCAAAAGCGTCGAGGGCCGGGGGGAAGAAAACCTGGCCCAGCGGTTTGCCGCGGCCGGCTTTGATCCGACGACCGACCTGGGCCAGCGGCTGATCTATCTGGCGACCGAACTGCTGGGCTTCCCCCGGCACTTGTCGCAGCATGTGGGCGGGATGGTGATTACCCAGGGGCCGCTGTGCGAACTGGCGCCGATCGAGAACGCCGCCATGGACGGGCGGACCGTCATTGAATGGGATAAAGACGACCTCGACGAGCTGGGCATTCTCAAAGTCGATTGCCTGTCGCTGGGGATGCTGGCCGCCATTCGCAAGAGTTTCACCAAGATCCAGCAGCACTACGGCCGTAGCTTAAGCCTGGCTTCAATCCCCGAAGGCGACCCCAAGGTGTACGACATGATCTGCAAGGCCGACACGATTGGCGTCTTTCAGATTGAGAGCAGGGCGCAAATGAATATGCTGCCCCGTCTGCGGCCGCGATGCTTTTACGATCTGGTGATCGAGGTCGCTATTGTGCGGCCGGGCCCGATCCAGGGCGACATGGTGCACCCTTACCTGCGACGCCGGGCGGGTGAAGAGACTCCCATCTATCCCAACGAAGCGATCCGCGAGGTGCTGCATAAAACGCTGGGCGTGCCGCTGTTCCAGGAACAGGCGATGCGGCTGGCAGTCGTCGCCGCCGGGTTCACGCCGGGAGAAGCGGACCAGCTGCGTCGGGCCATGGGAGCCTGGCGCCGGCCGGGCGTGATCGACCAGTTCCGCCACAAACTGCTGGCCGGCATGCAGGAACGGGGGCTAACCGAGAAGTTCGCGATGCTGGTGTTTGACCAGATTCGCGGGTTCGGCGAGTACGGTTTCCCGGAGTCGCACGCGGCCAGCTTCGCCCTGCTGACGTATGTTTCGGCCTGGCTGAAACGGTACTACCCGGCCGTGCTGACCGCGTCGATTCTGAACAGCCTGCCGATGGGCTTTTATGGACCGGCGCAACTGGTGCGGGACGTCCGCAAGGCGGGCGTCGAAGTGCGGCCGGTCGACGTCAACTTCAGCGACTGGGATTGCACGCTTGAGGAGCGCAGCTCGCCCGGCGGTCGACGTCAGGGGGAAGCCGATCGGTATGCGTTACGGCTGGGGCTGCGGATGATTTCCGGCCTGCGCAAGGCGGCCGGCGCCGCGATCGAAACGGCTCGCCAGGCGGGACCATTTGCTTCTGTCTGCGACCTGAAAAGACGCACCCGCTTGAGCCGCACGGCCGTCTCCACGCTGGCGGCCGCCGATGCGCTGGCTTCGTTATGCGGAAACCGCCGGACGGCTCTCTGGGAAGCGCTCGCCCTGGACGACGAAGAGCGTCCGCTGTTTGCCCTGCTGGCCGACAACGAACCGCCAGCCGCGCTCCCCCGGGCCGGCCTGCAGGAGGAAACGCTGACCGACTATGTCACCACGGGGCTGTCGCTCAAGGCGCATCCCATTTCTTTCTGCCGCCGCGAACTGGATCGGCTGTCGGTCGCCCCCGCGGAGCAGTTGGCGTTTGTCGCCAACGGTCGGTTCATCCGCACCGCCGGGCTGGTGCTGTTGCGGCAACGTCCGAGCACCGCCAAAGGAATAACCTTTGTGACGCTTGAAGACGAAACGGGCGTGTCGAACCTGATCATTAAACAGGCCGTCTGGGAGCAGTTCTATACGATTGCCCGCCGCTCCCAGGCCTGGATCGTCGAGGGGAAACTGGAGTGCAAGCACGACGTGGTGAATATCGTCGTGAGCAAGATCCAGGACCTGACACATCGCCTGCGCGACGTCCGCTTCCGCTCGCGGGATTTCCAGTAA
- a CDS encoding DUF1501 domain-containing protein — protein sequence MKRSSLCKPWEHQLTRRRWLAGAAGSAMGALALGGQIPPAIAAEVKKQNKQVLFVWLDGGMSQLESWDPKPNTEFGGPFRTIPTSVPGVHLSELLPNTAKQMHHLAVVRSLCTQDNAHSSGVERIQRGDPKNRGVVYPYFGSAVANLLPRNPSGMPPYVWIKPMSGGFKYQDAGFLGAKYGALAFGDGQPPENLLRHESVSEASMASRNAFRLAAERRYAAQHGESAAEANCFVYDMGLELMNRQELFDSSKVAPRDVERYGTHDLGRHMLLARRMLEAGVTFVKVNSYGWDTHGDNFNGSLSLVRKFDQPFAAIVEDLAASGMLDNVLVIAMSEFGRTPRINGHLGRDHWPEAWSVAMAGCGINRGLVVGHTDPTGTFVDSEPYDIGHMFHTWFNALGIDSQKHEYDNEGQPLPIANEECYPVKELLA from the coding sequence ATGAAACGCAGTTCGCTTTGCAAACCCTGGGAGCATCAACTCACCCGGCGTCGCTGGCTGGCCGGGGCGGCCGGTTCCGCGATGGGAGCGCTGGCGCTCGGCGGCCAGATTCCGCCGGCGATCGCCGCCGAGGTGAAGAAGCAGAACAAGCAGGTGCTGTTTGTCTGGCTCGACGGCGGCATGAGCCAGCTGGAAAGCTGGGACCCCAAACCGAACACGGAATTTGGCGGGCCGTTCCGCACCATTCCCACCAGCGTGCCGGGCGTGCATTTGTCGGAACTGCTGCCAAATACAGCAAAGCAGATGCACCACCTGGCCGTCGTCCGGAGCCTGTGCACCCAGGACAACGCGCATTCGTCCGGCGTGGAGAGAATCCAGCGGGGCGACCCCAAGAACCGGGGCGTGGTCTATCCGTACTTCGGCTCGGCCGTGGCCAACCTGCTGCCGCGCAACCCCAGCGGGATGCCGCCGTATGTGTGGATCAAGCCGATGAGCGGCGGTTTCAAATACCAGGACGCCGGTTTCCTTGGCGCCAAATACGGGGCGCTGGCCTTTGGCGACGGTCAGCCGCCGGAGAACCTGTTGCGGCATGAATCCGTCAGCGAAGCCAGTATGGCCTCGCGGAATGCCTTCCGTCTGGCGGCCGAACGCCGGTACGCGGCCCAGCATGGCGAGAGCGCGGCCGAAGCGAACTGCTTTGTGTACGACATGGGCCTGGAACTAATGAACCGCCAGGAGCTGTTCGATTCCTCCAAGGTCGCCCCGCGCGATGTGGAGCGATACGGCACACACGACCTGGGCCGCCACATGCTGCTGGCCAGAAGAATGCTGGAAGCAGGCGTGACCTTTGTGAAGGTCAACTCGTACGGCTGGGATACGCACGGCGACAACTTCAACGGCAGCCTCAGTCTGGTCCGCAAGTTCGACCAGCCGTTCGCCGCCATTGTCGAAGACCTGGCCGCATCGGGGATGCTTGATAACGTGCTGGTGATCGCCATGAGCGAGTTTGGCCGCACGCCGCGGATCAACGGCCACCTGGGCCGGGACCACTGGCCCGAAGCCTGGTCGGTCGCCATGGCCGGCTGCGGCATCAATCGCGGTCTGGTCGTCGGCCACACCGATCCCACGGGCACCTTTGTCGACAGTGAACCGTACGACATTGGCCACATGTTCCACACCTGGTTCAACGCCCTGGGCATCGATTCGCAAAAACACGAGTACGACAACGAGGGGCAGCCGCTGCCGATCGCCAACGAAGAGTGCTATCCGGTGAAGGAACTGCTGGCGTAG